The nucleotide sequence TTCGTTGTTTTAGATTGGTTTCTCCTTCCTCTTTTAATTCATTTAAACTACTTATTAAAACAAGTCCGTTTAACACTGCTACACCAAAAAGTACAATAAAACCGACTCCGGCTGAAATACTAAACGGCATCCCGCGTAACCAAAGTGAAATAATCCCGCCAATGGCGGCCAAAGGAATTGCCATATAAATCATTAGTGTTTGTTTAAAAGATTTTAGTGCGAAATAAATAAGAATAAAAATGAGTAATAAGGCTATAGGAACTACAATTTTTAAACGTTCACTCGCCCGTTCTAAATTCTCGAAAGCCCCGCCATAGCGTATAAAGTAACCAGCAGGCAACTCTAATTCTGCATCTAATTTATTTTGGATATCATGAACGACAGACTTCACATCTCGATCCCGAATATTAATCCCAACATACGTTCTTCGATTGGTATTATCTCGACTAATTTGCATAGGTCCCGGTTGATAGCTAATTGTTGCGAGTTCGCTTAAGGGCACACTACTACCATCTGGGAGATTAATGTACAATTGTTCGATATTCGATATATTTTGACGGTTTTCTTCTTCAAGTCGAACTACCAAATCGAATTTTCGTTCACCTTCAAAAACTACTCCGGCTTTAGATCCTGCAAAAGCAGTTTCTATCATTTGGTTTACGCTTTCGATAGTTACACCATAGCGTGCCATTTGCGATCTGTCGTAATCTACCGTAATTTGTGGTAAACCGGCGGTGGCTTCTACCTTCATATCGGCTACGCCTTCGATTCCTGAAATAAGATTCCCTATTTCCTGTGCTTTTTCAGCAAGAATATTTAAATCTTCACCGTATAATTTTACAGCAACATCTTCTCGAATTCCGGTTAGTAATTCATTAAAACGCATTTCTACAGGTTGGGTAAACTCGCAGCTTACTCCGGGAATTTCGCTTATAGTTTGCTTCATTTTTTTTATTAGCTGATCCTTTGTTTTCGCAGAAGTCCATTCCGATTTTGGTTTTAGAATAAGAAAACTATCCCCAATATCCATCGGCATCGGGTCGGTTGGTACTTCAGAAACTCCAAAACGAGTCACCACTTGCTCTACTTCCGGAAAATTATTTAATAAAAGATTTTCGATTTTAGTTGAAGTCGCACCCCCTTCAGAAAGCGAACTTCCCGGTTTTAAAATTACATGAAATGCTAGATCACCTTCATCTAACTGCGGAATAAATTCGCCTCCCATTCTACTAAAAAGATAACCGGCGAAAACCAATAAAATTGCTGCCGAGCAAACAATCCATTTCGAAGCTTTTAATGATTTTTGAAGCAAAGGCTCATATTTTTGCTGAAGCCATCTTACAAATCGATCTCCCCATCCTAATTTTTTGGATTTTTTATTTTTCAGAAATAATGCAGAAATCATAGGCACGTAGGTTAAACACAAGATCATGGCTCCCAGCATTGCAAATATGAAAGTTAGCGCCATCGGTTTAAACATTTTCCCCTCGACGCCCTCTAAAGCCAAAATCGGTAAAAAAACAATCAAAATTATCGCCTGACCGAAGAATGCAGAGTTCATCATTTTTTTAGATGATGTACTCACCAGTTTATTCTTTTCAGTTTGATGAAGCTTATCGGTAATCGATTTTCGACTAAATATAAAAACAGTGCTTTCTACAATAATTACTGCGCCATCTACAATAATCCCAAAATCGATCGCACCAAGGCTCATTAAATTGGCCCAAACATCAAAAATATTCATTAAAATAAAAGCGAAAAACAAGGAAAGTGGAATTGTGCTGGCAACAATTAATCCGCCTCGAAAATTACCTAGTAAAAGCACCAAAACAAATATTACAATAAGTCCGCCTTCTAGCAAATTACTTCTCACAGTAGCTGTGGTATTCGCAATAAGCTCGCTACGATCTAAAAAAGGTTTGATGGAAACACCTTCCGGTAAAGACTTTTGGATTTGAGCTATTCTATTTTTTACGTTTTCTACAACTTCATTAGAATTTGCTCCTTTCAGCATTAAAACACTTCCGCCAACTGCTTCTCCGTTCCCATTTTTTGTCAACACGCCGAATCTTATTGCATTTCCTATACGAACCCTTGCAACATCAGCAATAGTAATTGGGAACTTTTCGTTTTTCACGACAATATTCTCAATATCCGAAATTGATTTTGTGAGTCCTTCTCCTCGAATAAAATTAGCCTGATGGTTTTTCTCGATATAAGCGCCGCCCGTATTTTGATTATTGTTTTGTAAGGCTTCAAAAACTTCAGCCATCGTTACCTGCATCGAACGCAAATCGTCGGGATTCACAGCAACTTCATATTGCTTGATTTTCCCACCTATGCTATTTACTTCAACTACACCGGGAACCATTGCAAATTGGCGTTTTACAATCCAATCCTGAATGCTACGTAATTTTGTTGGTGTGTATTCGTCTTTAAATTCAGGATCAACTTCTAGGGTATACTGATAAATTTCCCCTAACCCTGTCGAAATAGGTCCCATAAATGGTTCTCCAAAACCTTCAGGAATTT is from Zunongwangia endophytica and encodes:
- a CDS encoding CusA/CzcA family heavy metal efflux RND transporter codes for the protein MINRIIDFSVNNKFIVGLFTIVLIAAGVWSMQQVPVDAQPDITNNQIQIITQAPNLGTEDIEQFVTYPVEVAMGNLPEVKEIRSVSRFGLSVVTIVFNDDVGTYLPRQLVAEQLSKVKKEIPEGFGEPFMGPISTGLGEIYQYTLEVDPEFKDEYTPTKLRSIQDWIVKRQFAMVPGVVEVNSIGGKIKQYEVAVNPDDLRSMQVTMAEVFEALQNNNQNTGGAYIEKNHQANFIRGEGLTKSISDIENIVVKNEKFPITIADVARVRIGNAIRFGVLTKNGNGEAVGGSVLMLKGANSNEVVENVKNRIAQIQKSLPEGVSIKPFLDRSELIANTTATVRSNLLEGGLIVIFVLVLLLGNFRGGLIVASTIPLSLFFAFILMNIFDVWANLMSLGAIDFGIIVDGAVIIVESTVFIFSRKSITDKLHQTEKNKLVSTSSKKMMNSAFFGQAIILIVFLPILALEGVEGKMFKPMALTFIFAMLGAMILCLTYVPMISALFLKNKKSKKLGWGDRFVRWLQQKYEPLLQKSLKASKWIVCSAAILLVFAGYLFSRMGGEFIPQLDEGDLAFHVILKPGSSLSEGGATSTKIENLLLNNFPEVEQVVTRFGVSEVPTDPMPMDIGDSFLILKPKSEWTSAKTKDQLIKKMKQTISEIPGVSCEFTQPVEMRFNELLTGIREDVAVKLYGEDLNILAEKAQEIGNLISGIEGVADMKVEATAGLPQITVDYDRSQMARYGVTIESVNQMIETAFAGSKAGVVFEGERKFDLVVRLEEENRQNISNIEQLYINLPDGSSVPLSELATISYQPGPMQISRDNTNRRTYVGINIRDRDVKSVVHDIQNKLDAELELPAGYFIRYGGAFENLERASERLKIVVPIALLLIFILIYFALKSFKQTLMIYMAIPLAAIGGIISLWLRGMPFSISAGVGFIVLFGVAVLNGLVLISSLNELKEEGETNLKQRISRGTKRRIRPILLTALTDVLGFLPMAISSSAGAEVQRPLATVVIGGLITSTLLTLFVLPILYKWVEEVGFNFRINNRKLAGAGFIVLMILPNFSNAQEIELLPEVTMHQAVEIGLENYPLLKNKQLEVEKEEALKKNAWDFGKTTIFTAGEELDNGNGVYTRIGFSQQNINVFGIASALKLQKEKLKLAENQLNLSKIEVATKIRKLWGEAYVAKRKFELYKELDSIYGKFNDAVNLRYEVEEISELEKLNAQNKVNQILVKARQSKVAYINTLSELNLWLGESQDMTVASSLLMESIENSFESTSSRHPYLDAAEQRKQVAEANFKKEKSTFLPTLNLQYGQQEVEGEDGYVMYQAGISIPFLSGKSYGNTKAAKIDAEIANRASNFAKQEFLMQRKQALQKYQSWKISWEYYEQEALTIAEKQRKGTIIAYNEGALDYVAFIQNLEEALQTELDAIDAAREYVLAYAEIKFYSVNEI